The stretch of DNA TTATAAGTTCCGGGCGTATAATGAACACCATCGTCTGTACCGTCTCCCGTATTGGATACAGTACCATATCCTGTCCGCATCAGATAACTGTAAACATCGATATAATGGTACTGACTTCCAAGCTTACTGGCAAGACCGCTGTTAAAAGCCCGGATATTCTCACATTTACGATTCCGGGTACTTCCCCTTTCCCCTCCATTGATCGGATTCACAGACATATAATACAGACTGCAGTTTTTCATGGAAAGCTCTGTTCCCAGCTTTTTCATGTAAGACCCGTACTGTGAGAGTTTATCATTCAGATCCTGTTTTCCTTTAATATCTCTGAGATCGTTGACACCATGATTAAACACCACCGCGATCTTTGCGTATTTTTCATTTTTACGATATTTTTCTATTTCTTTCAAAAGAGCCTGTGCGCCCGTCAACTTCAGCCAGTCCAGTTCCGTATTAGAACAGCATACAAAGCTGACATGGCTGTCCACATACTCCTCCCCAAACTGTTCGTACAATACCTTCTGAAGACCATATGTCCTGGAATCTCCCACGAAGATGATCCTTTCGTAGTTCTCAGGATAATGAAAGCTGTTCCTGACCAGATTCGGTTCCTGATAACGCCAGAATCTAACTGCATAGAGATGCATGGTCCCACTGACTGTGATCACCTGTCCGGCTTCATACCTTGGCGAGGTCTTCTGACCTGCTCGGGTGGACCATCCAAGGAATGTAGAATTCTCTTCATTGGCCATCACCGGCAGTTTCAGTTTTCCGCTTGGAACCCGTATGATCTTGTAGATACCTCCGTCATTCCTGTGCAGGATCAGTTTGAGATTGTTCTTCTTTTTTATCACTGCATAAAACGTTACATTTCTTCTTACAAAATATTTTTTTCCCGGCTTATATCTTGCCTCCGTTCCTCCTTTTTTCAGAGACCATCCCTCTGCCTGATATCCTGCTGGGACCTGCGGCACTTTGGGAATCGTGATCATGGAACCAAATTTCTGTTTCTTTCCCAATTTTTCATATACAGCAGAGGAGACTCCTCTGCCTGACCTGAAAGATACGGAATACATCTTTTTGCAGGCGTTCCTGGATGTACCATCCGACCAGTCAAAGCCGGCAGCTGACACCAAATGTCCTGTGGCGGTCATCAGTATAACAAGAAGCGCCACTACCCACAGGATCTGTTTCATCTCTTTTTTCATGATCTTACATACACCACCGATTCAGCAATCTCTTCTGCCTTTGCGCTTCCCTCCAGCTGTCCGATCAGGGAAAGGCTGAAGTCGATGGCTGTTCCAAGGCCTCTGCTGGTAGTTACATTTCCATCTACCACTACAGGCTTCAGAGATGTTCTGGCACTTTTAAGCTGTTCCATAACAGATGGATAAGATGTAGCATTTCTGCCTTTCAGGAATCCAAGTCTTTCGAATACACCTGGTGCCGCACAGATAGCTGCTACCTTGCCGCCCTTCTGATAGAAATCTGTCAGAAGTTCAGTCAGCGGTTTATATTCCTCCAGATATTTTGTTCCCGGCATTCCTCCCGGAATTACAAGCATATCCGCATCGGAAAAATCACATTCTCCAAAGGTACGGTCTGTAAGAAGATCGATCTCATGAGAGGTTCTGATCTCTTTTGTCTCTTTGATAGATACTGTCTGGATGTCGATCCCGGCTCTTCTCATCAGATCTACCACTGTCAGTCCTTCAATATCCTCAAAACCATCTGCGAAAAAAATATACACTTTACTCATGATCCTGTTCATCCTTTCTTTTATAAAATCCATAAATATTTTCTGTATTCCCCATTCCCTTCCATAATGCTTTTTCCATCTGAAAATGTCAAGAAATTTCAACAGATATCCCATTGCAAATCCTGTTTTTTTCCTGTAGACTGAACATAATATCTTTTCATTTCACAAACCCGGAGGTTTTTTATTATGGAGATTGAACGTAAATTTCTGATCCGGAAGGATGACCTTCCGCAGGATCTGGCTTCCTATCCCTGCCACCGGATTGAGCAGGGGTATCTTTGCACTTCCCCTGTTGTCCGCATCCGCCGGCAGGATGATGACTATTTTCTTACTTACAAATCCAAAGGTCTCATGAGCCGTGAAGAATATAATCTTCCGCTCACCGCTGAAGCCTATGAGCATCTGAAGTCTAAAGCAGACGGTATCCTCATTACCAAGGACCGCTATGTGATCCCGGAAAAAGACGGACTTTTTATTGAGCTGGATGTGTTCCACGGAGAATACGAGGGAGTTCTTCTGGCTGAGGTTGAATTTCCTACAGAGGAAGCCGCCAATGCCTACACTGCGCCGGACTGGTTCGGAGAAGATGTGACTTATTCTACCAGATATCATAACAGTACCATGAGCCAGGGCTGGCAGACTGATTACTGTTCACTCCGTTCTCAGTAACGTAGATTGATCGCTAAACGAATCGGAAATCGCACTTGTATTTCTTATTTCAGGTGTTATAATTAGTAATGCAGGCAGATATAGTTCATCGGTAGAACATCAGCTTCCCAAGCTGAGGAGGCGGGTTCGATTCCCGTTATCTGCTTTCATTGCCAAAGAGGGCACGCAGTCAGGCGTGTCTTTTTTTATAAATTTTAAGGAGGATTTTTGTTTATGAAGATTGGATTTATCGGATGTGGAAATATGGCCTCTGCCATGATCGGCGGTATTCTCCGTCATGGGATCTTTTCAAAGGACGAGATCATTGTTTCCAACCTTACAGAAGAAGGCAGAGTGCGCAGTAAAAAAACTCTTGGTGTTGTCACCACTCTGGATAACAATGAAATAGTCAGATCTGCAAAAACTGTCGTTCTTGCAGTAAAACCGCAGTTTTATGAGGAAGTTCTCACGGAGATCCACGACAGCCTCACGACAGAGCACACCATCATCGGAATCGCTCCCGGCAAGACGCTTGCATGGCTGGAAGAAAAAGCCGGTCTTCCTCTGAAGGTTGTTCGTTTTATGCCTAATACGCCTGCACAGGTTGGAGCCGGAATGACTGCTGTATGTGCCAATGACCGGGTTTCGGAAGACGAACTGGCAGAAATCCTTAAGATCACAGACAGCTTTGGCTGTACCGAAGTGATACCGGAGCGTCTGATGGACGCCGCAGGCGCTGTAGGCGGCTGTGCACCGGCTTATGTGTTTATGTTTATCGAAGCCATGGCAGATGCCGCTGTCAGCCAGGGAATGCCTCGTAAGCAGGCTTATAAATTTGCTTCCCAGACTGTTCTCGGCAGTGCAAAAATGGTTCTGGAAACCGGCAGACACCCTGGAGACCTGAAAGACATGGTCTGCTCACCGGCAGGAACTACCATTGAAGGTGTCCGCACCCTGGAAAAGAGCGGCTTCCGCAGTGCCGTATTTGAAGCGCTTACCGCAGCTGCTGAAAAGGGTAAAAAGTTATAATTTCCGAAAACAAAAACTCCGTGAGGCCTGCATTCACCCGGACCTTACGGAGTTTTTCCATCTCATCTCTTTTATCATCTGCCGACAGCCCTACAGCAGCTCGATCAGCGCATCAATATCTTCCATTTTTGTTCCCCAGCTTGTGGCAAAACGGATCACTGTATGATCTTCATCATATTTTTCCCAGAAATCAAACTGCACTTCTTTGCCCAGTTCTTCTTTCTTTTTATTTTCCAGAACTACAAACTGCTGGTTCGTGGGAGAATCCAAGAAAAGCTGATATCCTTTTTCCTGAAGGGCTTTTTTCAGCTTCATAGCTGTTTCAATAGCATTTTTGCTGATCCTTGTATACAGATCATCGGTAAACAGTGTGTCAAACTGGATTCCCAGAAGACGGCCTTTTGCCAGAAGGGCTCCCTGCTGTTTCACCATAGTCATAATGTGCTTCGGAGCTTTTTTCGTAAAGACCACTGCCTCACCGCAAAGTGCTCCTACCTTGGTTCCGCCGATGTAGAACATATCTGTACATCTGGCGATATCCTCAAGTGTCACATCTGCTTCCGGACTTACCAGACCGTAACCAAGTCTTGCTCCGTCCAGAAATAGCGGAAGCTCGTATTTATGGCATACCTCGGAAATTTCCTCCAGCTCTTTCTTCGTATAAAGTGTTCCGTACTCTGTCGGATGGGAAATATAAACCATTCCCGGAAATACCATATGGTTGTGACTTTCATCCCCGTAAAAAGTTTCCACATAATCTGTGATACTTTCTGCTTTGATCTTTCCGTTTTCTGCCGGAAGTGTCAGTACCTTATGTCCTGTATACTCGATCGCTCCGGCCTCATGACAGCTTACGTGTCCGGTCTGCGCCGCAAGAACACCTTCATAACGGTTCAAGACAGAACCTATGACCGTGGCATTGGTCTGGGTTCCTCCCACCAGGAAAAGCACCTCAGCATCCGGGCAGCCACAGGCCTTACGGATCTTCTCTTTTGCAGAATCACAGTATTTGTCTGTGCCATAACCGGAAAGTTTCTCCATATTGGTTTCCAGAAGCTTCTGGAGGATCGCCGGATGAGCTCCCTCGCAGTAATCGTTTACAAAAAATAACATTTTATTTTCTCCTCATCTGTATTTTCATTTTATTTGACCGTCTGCCCTGGAATGATCTTACAGGTAGAAAACGATTTGAATTTACAGGAAATCGCCCCCTTCATCTCCTGTTCCAGGAAAAGCATGGCTACATGCGCACGTTCCAGATGCTCCATCCGAAGTGTGGTAAGAAGGATATCTCCGGTAAGATAGTCCGGGATCTCATCCACACCCAGAAGAGAAATGTCTTCCGGAACCGAAATTTTCTTCTGCCGTAACGCACGCATCACTCCAATGGATATCTGATAATTTTCCATGATAAAGGCATCCGGCAATTCATGAGTATCCAGATATTTCAGTGTTGCCTCACATACCTCACTGGTAGTTTCTCCCAGCGAGTAAATAGACTCTTTCTCCAGCGGCAGGCCATTCTTCCGAAGTCCTGCACGGAATCCTGCACGCCTTTGCTGGAAATTAAAGATATCCTGGGTGTTGGCCATATATTTGATATTCCGGCATCCTCTGGAAACCAGATAATCCACACAATCTCTGATTCCTTCCACTCCACCGAAGGTAACGCAATGATATTCATTTCCAAGATCATTATCATAAATCACCATTGGCTTTCGGATCGCCCGAAACGGTGGAAACTGATCCGGCTGCATCTCTGTTGCATACAGGATCACACCTGCCACATTTTCCTCATTGGCCTCACGCACTACGCGCTCCACGTCTTCTTTTTTTGTGGAAGAAGCATAAGTCACACTGACGATACAGCCCATTCTTCTGGCTTCCTGTTCAAATATCGTCAGACTATCCGGGCATACATCCAATTCAAAATTTTTGAGGAACCTGAGATGATTGTCAATATAAAGCACCTTGATGATATTTTTATTTTCCAATTCCTGATTCTGTTTATCTTTTTCTTCTTTTTGTTTTTCCGGTTCTCCGGTAACTTCTTCTATATAATCGAAAACCTTCCGTCTGGTCTTTTCACTGACCCCTGGCTTGTTGTTCAAAACCAGAGATACAGTTGCCTTGGAAAGATTAAGATTTCTTGCTATATCCGCTGCTTTAATCTTCATGCCGCTCCCTCTTACTAAACATTCTCTCCTTGATTTTAAACATTTTCTTCTGCACTGTCAACACAAAGCGGGAAGCTGCTCACAGGCAGCTCCCCGCAAAAATGATCATTTGACCTCACGTACACGTACAGCCATATATTCTCTTCCAGGCAGGTCGATCCGGAACTTGCCTTTAAAGATTCCTTTCTTCTCGATCGTCATATTCCAGGTATCAATTACTTCTACCTCAAATTCTGTCTCATCATCGATATGATACTCACGGAATGACGGACGCATGAAGCTGTAATAGAAAATATAATATTTAATATCCTGAAGACTATTATCTACTGCTGCACCAACCTCATCCCACTGATTTTCCAGCGGACGAAGTCCCGGTGCCGGTGTCTCCTCCATAATCTTCTGGAGGAATTTAAATCTCTCGGGGCTTTCTCCGTGAAGCTTGCCGCCATGAGACCACCAGAGAATTCCCTCATCATTCATATAGGTTTCTCCGTGTCCCGGATATGCTCCCCGACAGAATGCTTCCCAGAAACGTCTTGTCATTTCTTTTCCACTGATATTTCCCCATCCATGCTGGATATTTCCTTCATATGCAATCTCATCCAGAACTACCGGTTTTTTGTAACGGATCCGCCACTCATTTACCATCTCGGAGGACTTGTAAAGATCCTGTCTCTGAATGCTGCAGTGAGTGATCCACGGTCTTGTATAATCATAGAAACTCTTGCAATTGTGAATGGAACGAAGATGATTGTATACATCTTTTTCCTGGATAATAGCTGCGTAACGCTCCCAGTCCTCTGTTGTCTTTTTCGGGAAAAGATCGTACTCATTGGCAAGTGACCACCATACGTTTCTGTATGCACTTACTCTGGCAATGAGATATTTCCAGTAAAGATCATCACACTCTGCACTCATCTCACTGAAGCCCCATCTGTCATATGGATGCATCACAATGATGTCAGCCTGGATCCCAAGGTCCATCAGCTTCTTTATACAGTCATCAATGTGCTGGAAATGTTTTACATTAAATCTCTTGTGATCAAAATCATTGCCTGCTGTACAGCCAACATATTCCAGAAAATTCTCAGATGTCAGTACAGAGCTGTCCATCGGAGTTCCTTCATATGGATAGCTGATCGGCTCATTCAGGTTGTAGTCATAATGTTTCGGGAATACACAGAAACGGATCTTATTAAATGCACTGTCTGCCAGTGTCTCCAGTGTCTGTTTCTGAAGCTCCTCGCTCTGAAGTTCCCACACATAGCATGTTGTTCCGATGGAATAATAAGGTTTTCCATCTTCATATGCCATATGATAGGTGTAGGATACACGGACCGGTCCGTGATTGCCCTCTGCTGCCGGTGTTACATGAAATGCACCTGTATACACTTCATCAGAAAAGCTTCCTTTGATCTCAAATGTATAATCACCTTCAAAAGATGGCATAAAACGTACGCGGTAGAT from Blautia sp. SC05B48 encodes:
- a CDS encoding InlB B-repeat-containing protein — translated: MKKEMKQILWVVALLVILMTATGHLVSAAGFDWSDGTSRNACKKMYSVSFRSGRGVSSAVYEKLGKKQKFGSMITIPKVPQVPAGYQAEGWSLKKGGTEARYKPGKKYFVRRNVTFYAVIKKKNNLKLILHRNDGGIYKIIRVPSGKLKLPVMANEENSTFLGWSTRAGQKTSPRYEAGQVITVSGTMHLYAVRFWRYQEPNLVRNSFHYPENYERIIFVGDSRTYGLQKVLYEQFGEEYVDSHVSFVCCSNTELDWLKLTGAQALLKEIEKYRKNEKYAKIAVVFNHGVNDLRDIKGKQDLNDKLSQYGSYMKKLGTELSMKNCSLYYMSVNPINGGERGSTRNRKCENIRAFNSGLASKLGSQYHYIDVYSYLMRTGYGTVSNTGDGTDDGVHYTPGTYKRIFAFCLAYIRKTENYFDIEEIHRTDFGD
- a CDS encoding DJ-1 family glyoxalase III — protein: MMSKVYIFFADGFEDIEGLTVVDLMRRAGIDIQTVSIKETKEIRTSHEIDLLTDRTFGECDFSDADMLVIPGGMPGTKYLEEYKPLTELLTDFYQKGGKVAAICAAPGVFERLGFLKGRNATSYPSVMEQLKSARTSLKPVVVDGNVTTSRGLGTAIDFSLSLIGQLEGSAKAEEIAESVVYVRS
- a CDS encoding CYTH domain-containing protein; translated protein: MEIERKFLIRKDDLPQDLASYPCHRIEQGYLCTSPVVRIRRQDDDYFLTYKSKGLMSREEYNLPLTAEAYEHLKSKADGILITKDRYVIPEKDGLFIELDVFHGEYEGVLLAEVEFPTEEAANAYTAPDWFGEDVTYSTRYHNSTMSQGWQTDYCSLRSQ
- the proC gene encoding pyrroline-5-carboxylate reductase; the encoded protein is MKIGFIGCGNMASAMIGGILRHGIFSKDEIIVSNLTEEGRVRSKKTLGVVTTLDNNEIVRSAKTVVLAVKPQFYEEVLTEIHDSLTTEHTIIGIAPGKTLAWLEEKAGLPLKVVRFMPNTPAQVGAGMTAVCANDRVSEDELAEILKITDSFGCTEVIPERLMDAAGAVGGCAPAYVFMFIEAMADAAVSQGMPRKQAYKFASQTVLGSAKMVLETGRHPGDLKDMVCSPAGTTIEGVRTLEKSGFRSAVFEALTAAAEKGKKL
- a CDS encoding threonine aldolase family protein, translated to MLFFVNDYCEGAHPAILQKLLETNMEKLSGYGTDKYCDSAKEKIRKACGCPDAEVLFLVGGTQTNATVIGSVLNRYEGVLAAQTGHVSCHEAGAIEYTGHKVLTLPAENGKIKAESITDYVETFYGDESHNHMVFPGMVYISHPTEYGTLYTKKELEEISEVCHKYELPLFLDGARLGYGLVSPEADVTLEDIARCTDMFYIGGTKVGALCGEAVVFTKKAPKHIMTMVKQQGALLAKGRLLGIQFDTLFTDDLYTRISKNAIETAMKLKKALQEKGYQLFLDSPTNQQFVVLENKKKEELGKEVQFDFWEKYDEDHTVIRFATSWGTKMEDIDALIELL
- a CDS encoding LacI family DNA-binding transcriptional regulator — encoded protein: MKIKAADIARNLNLSKATVSLVLNNKPGVSEKTRRKVFDYIEEVTGEPEKQKEEKDKQNQELENKNIIKVLYIDNHLRFLKNFELDVCPDSLTIFEQEARRMGCIVSVTYASSTKKEDVERVVREANEENVAGVILYATEMQPDQFPPFRAIRKPMVIYDNDLGNEYHCVTFGGVEGIRDCVDYLVSRGCRNIKYMANTQDIFNFQQRRAGFRAGLRKNGLPLEKESIYSLGETTSEVCEATLKYLDTHELPDAFIMENYQISIGVMRALRQKKISVPEDISLLGVDEIPDYLTGDILLTTLRMEHLERAHVAMLFLEQEMKGAISCKFKSFSTCKIIPGQTVK
- a CDS encoding DUF5605 domain-containing protein, coding for MSTCKYTESVEKWGTFEAEMSGRHEGNPFTDYTIQGTFKGKEETKTVDGFYDGDGIYRVRFMPSFEGDYTFEIKGSFSDEVYTGAFHVTPAAEGNHGPVRVSYTYHMAYEDGKPYYSIGTTCYVWELQSEELQKQTLETLADSAFNKIRFCVFPKHYDYNLNEPISYPYEGTPMDSSVLTSENFLEYVGCTAGNDFDHKRFNVKHFQHIDDCIKKLMDLGIQADIIVMHPYDRWGFSEMSAECDDLYWKYLIARVSAYRNVWWSLANEYDLFPKKTTEDWERYAAIIQEKDVYNHLRSIHNCKSFYDYTRPWITHCSIQRQDLYKSSEMVNEWRIRYKKPVVLDEIAYEGNIQHGWGNISGKEMTRRFWEAFCRGAYPGHGETYMNDEGILWWSHGGKLHGESPERFKFLQKIMEETPAPGLRPLENQWDEVGAAVDNSLQDIKYYIFYYSFMRPSFREYHIDDETEFEVEVIDTWNMTIEKKGIFKGKFRIDLPGREYMAVRVREVK